A DNA window from Barnesiella intestinihominis YIT 11860 contains the following coding sequences:
- a CDS encoding glycosyltransferase family 4 protein — MSKLLFFASDFKIGLSTLLADELIALYRYGIEVCAVAGENEQESGLSEKIKIEAIPIFRIDGLDRHEKFKELAISLIDIMVKNKIRVVHVQNNWQLALMAYVKFKLCFKQKIRIIYTLHGFRHNHLLKSYVAQVIIGLGLLCFADKVICMSGYLRKKFKLLSYKIELLPLGVSTSFFSGNYCPLPQNGLQMIFPAQFRHGKNQDIIIRAFAEHIRRTNDNDSKLVLPGAGDLLSEMKGLTERLGISNRVEFPGLLCKEDVRLLYLKSNIGIVSSNSETFGQSIVEPFVLGRCVISTPVGIANDIIQNGVNGYIYTSQKDLVEKFDYLYTHQNMIYQMGENNFKERDLFNWERISQVYKEKILFLS, encoded by the coding sequence ATGAGTAAGTTGCTGTTCTTTGCATCAGATTTTAAAATAGGGTTAAGTACGCTTTTGGCCGATGAGTTGATAGCGCTTTATCGATATGGTATTGAAGTATGTGCTGTTGCCGGAGAAAATGAACAAGAATCTGGATTGTCGGAGAAAATAAAAATAGAGGCTATTCCGATCTTTCGGATTGATGGTCTAGACAGACATGAAAAATTTAAGGAATTAGCGATTTCTTTAATTGATATAATGGTTAAGAATAAGATACGAGTTGTTCATGTACAAAATAATTGGCAGTTAGCATTGATGGCTTATGTTAAATTCAAATTATGCTTTAAGCAAAAAATTCGAATTATATATACTCTACATGGATTTCGTCATAATCATTTATTGAAATCTTATGTAGCACAAGTAATAATTGGATTGGGATTATTGTGTTTTGCGGATAAAGTAATTTGCATGAGTGGCTATTTGCGTAAAAAATTTAAGCTATTGTCTTATAAAATTGAATTATTGCCGTTAGGAGTATCTACTTCTTTTTTCTCAGGAAATTATTGTCCGTTACCTCAAAATGGTTTGCAAATGATTTTTCCTGCTCAGTTTAGACATGGTAAAAATCAAGATATCATTATTCGGGCTTTTGCAGAGCATATCAGGCGGACAAATGATAATGATTCAAAGTTAGTACTTCCTGGGGCTGGTGATTTATTGAGTGAAATGAAAGGTTTAACAGAAAGATTAGGTATTTCAAATCGAGTGGAGTTCCCGGGTTTACTTTGTAAGGAAGATGTACGATTATTGTACTTGAAAAGTAATATAGGAATAGTTTCGAGCAATAGTGAGACTTTTGGACAGAGTATTGTTGAACCTTTTGTATTAGGACGATGTGTTATTTCAACCCCCGTTGGAATAGCCAATGATATAATACAAAATGGTGTAAATGGTTATATATATACTTCTCAAAAGGATTTGGTAGAAAAATTTGATTATTTGTATACTCATCAAAATATGATTTATCAAATGGGTGAAAATAATTTTAAGGAAAGGGATTTATTTAATTGGGAGAGAATAAGCCAAGTTTATAAAGAAAAAATTTTATTTCTATCTTGA
- a CDS encoding acyltransferase family protein: MLRLVCMLFILLHHFIVHGSEFVTAPSVWLTIMNSFLVIAVDCFVLISGYFGIKAKWKGFIHLYVLCAFYSVFLTLFSFYETGQFSIKEFLFSFLVFSNSKWWFIQCYVYLFILSPILNIVIDSISKNRKVFIALLLIGSILTFYFGYLWKGSINQDGYNVMNFIFLYFIGRFVALYIGFIKIRFSIALYLMNVAVISLIGISILLMNINVKWVSLLCFPYNSPFVISAAIAFFLLFRSLTFKNCYVNWMASSALSIYLIHEHNYISCKLYNYINSLSNMADSNYILFINLLFLALIIMVACILIDKLRMFITNPIERLILKINWDGYTNKLVTKIDNWIG; this comes from the coding sequence TTGTTACGATTGGTATGTATGCTGTTCATTTTGTTGCATCATTTTATTGTTCATGGGTCGGAGTTTGTTACTGCTCCATCTGTATGGTTAACAATAATGAATAGTTTTTTGGTAATTGCTGTTGATTGTTTTGTTTTAATATCTGGATATTTTGGAATAAAAGCGAAGTGGAAAGGTTTTATTCATTTGTATGTATTGTGTGCCTTTTATAGTGTGTTTTTAACCTTATTTTCATTTTATGAAACAGGCCAATTTTCTATAAAAGAATTTCTCTTTTCATTTTTAGTCTTTTCCAATTCTAAATGGTGGTTTATACAATGTTATGTTTATTTGTTTATTCTGTCTCCGATATTGAATATTGTGATTGATTCAATTTCTAAAAATAGGAAAGTATTTATTGCTTTATTGTTGATCGGTTCAATTTTGACTTTTTATTTCGGATATTTATGGAAAGGAAGTATTAATCAAGATGGATATAATGTGATGAATTTTATTTTCCTTTATTTTATAGGACGATTTGTTGCCTTGTATATTGGATTTATTAAAATACGGTTTAGCATTGCATTATATTTAATGAATGTAGCTGTAATTTCTCTTATTGGAATAAGCATTTTACTGATGAATATCAATGTAAAATGGGTTTCTTTATTGTGCTTTCCTTATAATAGTCCATTTGTTATTTCAGCTGCTATTGCTTTTTTTCTATTGTTTAGAAGTCTAACATTTAAAAACTGTTATGTGAACTGGATGGCTTCGTCTGCTTTATCAATCTATTTGATACATGAGCATAATTACATTTCTTGTAAATTATATAATTATATAAATTCGTTAAGTAATATGGCTGATAGTAATTATATATTATTTATAAATTTATTGTTTTTGGCCTTGATTATTATGGTGGCCTGTATTTTAATAGATAAGTTACGGATGTTTATTA
- a CDS encoding glycosyltransferase family 4 protein: protein MKILIVHNNYGKYSGEEAVVDKMADMLMSHGHEVAFYRRTTEGVRESAVGKIKGFLSGIYSSSGVRGMRDALRRERPDIVSVHNLYPFISPAALFECKKAGVPIVMTIHNFRLICPTGLFMRDGLPCEVCLERGNEWSCVRYNCECSRLKSIGYTLRNVYARWTGAYRKNVAAFACITDFQRQKLIAAGYEAERVTVIPNGIDAPASYDLTGGNYVAYIGRLSYEKGYDLLIEVARRNPSIPFRFAGAKREQSDMEIPGNVEFMGYLQQEELSDFICHSRFVVMPSRCYEGFPMAILEAACYGKPTIGPAHGGFTEIIGRGEQAIGDLFEPNNLDDLERKVVSLWNRPDEIARLGEKAFEKLKREYSSEVIYQKWDNLFQKLIKE, encoded by the coding sequence ATGAAAATCCTTATTGTCCATAATAATTATGGGAAGTATAGCGGGGAAGAGGCTGTTGTCGATAAGATGGCAGACATGCTTATGTCTCACGGTCATGAGGTGGCGTTTTATCGCCGGACAACCGAGGGGGTAAGAGAATCGGCCGTTGGGAAGATAAAGGGATTCTTGTCGGGGATTTATTCATCGTCCGGAGTGCGAGGTATGCGGGATGCCTTGCGACGGGAACGTCCCGATATTGTGAGTGTGCACAATCTGTATCCGTTTATCAGTCCGGCTGCACTTTTCGAGTGTAAAAAGGCCGGAGTTCCGATCGTTATGACTATACATAATTTCCGATTGATTTGTCCCACGGGATTATTTATGCGTGATGGTTTGCCGTGTGAAGTGTGTTTGGAGCGAGGTAATGAGTGGAGTTGTGTACGATATAACTGCGAATGTAGTCGATTAAAATCGATTGGATATACCCTTCGCAATGTATATGCCCGTTGGACAGGTGCTTATCGAAAGAATGTAGCTGCGTTTGCTTGCATTACCGATTTTCAACGACAGAAGTTGATCGCTGCCGGATATGAAGCCGAAAGGGTAACGGTTATTCCGAATGGTATCGATGCTCCGGCCTCGTATGATTTAACCGGGGGTAATTATGTGGCGTACATCGGGCGATTGAGTTATGAAAAAGGATACGACTTATTGATAGAAGTAGCTCGCAGAAACCCGTCTATTCCGTTTCGATTTGCCGGGGCTAAGCGGGAACAAAGCGATATGGAGATTCCCGGTAATGTCGAGTTCATGGGATATTTACAGCAGGAAGAGCTTTCGGACTTTATTTGTCATTCCCGTTTTGTCGTGATGCCCAGTCGCTGTTACGAGGGGTTCCCTATGGCTATTCTTGAAGCTGCTTGTTACGGTAAACCTACTATCGGGCCGGCTCATGGTGGTTTTACCGAGATTATCGGTCGGGGAGAGCAGGCGATAGGAGACTTGTTCGAGCCTAATAATCTAGATGATTTGGAGCGAAAAGTGGTATCGTTGTGGAACCGTCCCGACGAGATTGCCCGATTGGGTGAGAAGGCTTTCGAGAAACTGAAACGGGAATATTCGTCGGAAGTAATTTATCAAAAATGGGATAATCTATTTCAAAAATTAATAAAAGAGTAA